A window of Pedococcus badiiscoriae genomic DNA:
GCATCCACAGCCACGCATTGTTCGAACATGTGTTCGAGTATAGGTCATGGACGGGGACGGGTGGCAGGGAACATCTGCTGTCGGCCTCCCCGCCGCAGGGCAGGCGGAAGGGCGGACCGCGAGGGCACGCGGTCCGCCTCTCCGCCTGGCATCACGTCACGGCGATGAGCCGCCGACCAGCGATCCCCGATGCAGCCCCGACGAGGAGCAGCAGCATGGCAAGCCCCAGCAACGGCCATGGGCTGGCACCGGTCATGGCCAGCGCGGAGGCAGCGAGTGCCGAGGCAGCCAGGGCGCTGGCAGCCCGCGCGGAGGCAGCCTGGGCCCCTGCGAACACCGCGGGCAGCGCCGAGGCCGCAGGCGGATCAGCCGAGGCGGACCCGCTGGTGGCCCCAGCACTCGTGGTGCCGCCGCCTCCCGCCGTACCCGGGTTCGGGCCGCCGGTCGGTGCCGGAGCAGTCGTGCTCGACCCCGAGCTACCGGAGCTTCCCGAGTTGCCCAGGACAGCAACGCTGTTGCCGCTGGCGGACACCGGAGTGCCTGCCGGGGCCGACACCTGGTTGCCACCACCGGACGACCCCTGGCCGGACGTCGTGCCACCGGCGCCGCTGCCACCAGATGCGGGAGCAGTCGACCGTGAGCCCGAGCTGCTCGAGTCACCCACGACGGCAATGCTGTTGCCGCTGGCGGACACCGGAGTGCCTGCCGGGGCCGACACCTGGTTCCCACCGCCGGTCGACGAGCCGCCCGTCGTCGAGCCAGCCGAGCCAGCCGAACCAGCCGAACCAGCCGGACCCGGCGATCCGGTGGACGAACCACTGGTCGAGGAGTTGCCCAGCACCGCAACGGAGTTGCCACCCGCCGTCACCGGCGTGCCTGCCGGTGCTGACACCTGGTTCCCACCGCCGGTCGACGAGCCACCCGTCGTGGAGCCCGACGAGCCGGCCGGAGCCGCGGCAGGTGCCGCCGAGCCAGCCGAACCGGTGGACGAACCGCTGCTCGACGAGTTACCCAGCACCGCAACGGAGTTGCCACCCGCCGTCACCGGAGTGTTTGCCGGTGCTGACACCTGGTTCCCACCGCCGGTCGACGAGCCACCCGTCGTGGAGCCAGACGAGCCAGCCGGAGCCGCGGCAGGTGCCGCCGAACCAGTCGAACCGGTGGACGAACCGCTGCTCGACGAGTTACCCAGCACCGCAACGGAGTTGCCACCCGCCGTCACCGGAGTGTTTGCCGGTGCTGACACCTGGTTCCCACCGCCGGTGGACGAGCCGCCCGTCGTGGAGCCCGACGAGCCGGCCGGAGCCGCGGCAGGTGCCGCACTGGGCGAACCCGTGGTCGAGCCCGTGCTCTGGGAGCTGCCGCCGACTGCGACGGAGTTTCCCGACGCTGCGACCGGCGCCGAGGCGACCGTCGCAGCCTGGTTGCCGCCGAGGGCGCTCTGCGTCCCCGTCGTGTTTTCTGCCGCGGAGGCGTGTCCGGCATAGAACAGGACCCCGCCACCGACCAAGAGGGCCACTTGGAGGCCCCTACGCATGTATGCGTGCATGGTTGTTCCTTCCTGTGATGCATGGATTTCCGCCTGCACGGCGGCTGTCGCTCATGACGCCAGATCGGCGCCCGGGACAGGCATCAACCAGGTCGGTGGTTGGGTCGTTCGGTCGGCGCACTCTCGGCGGTGGTTGCCGAGAGCACGCACGAGACGGAGGTCTGCTGCGGCACGGGGCCAGACCCTCCAAGCGCCGCGAAATCCGTGGTGCCAGAAGCGATTCCAGAAGCCGCTTGGTCCGTCGAGGATCCCAGGAGCAACAGTGCCGTGGGCAGCCCGGGCACGGTCGACCGAGGACTCGCGACCGCCAACGGCCGCACACGCGGGGCGCGGGTGAAGCCGGCGAGATCGCCCGCGTTGGAGCGCGGCGCCACGGGACGCGACGTGGCCGACGTCAGCGTGGCGTCAGCCTGCGGCTGGGATGCGGACGAAGGCCCGGGGCCGGCCGAAGGCTGCAGGCGGGGAGCCAGGTCGAGCGCGCGAACGCTGGGCAGCGGCCCGAGGCGCGGGACCGTGGGGAGAGTGGGGGCGATCGCCGCAGGGACACGGGCCACCTCGCCCACCGCGCGACTCACCAGGCGGACCGGCCTCGCGACCGCGGCACTGCGAAACACCGTGCGCACGGTGGGCAGGGCTCCCTCGCTGGCTTCGCGGACCGCCGCCTTCGCCGGCCGGACGGGCCGGACGATGTGGCGCACACCGGCACTCACCGCTGCGGCAGGACGCCGTTCGGCTGCCCGGACCAGCGGGGCCGCCTCGCCGAGGCGAACAGTCACACCCGGATGAGCCGGCCGGGGGCTCTCGTCGGCCTTTGCCTGACCGGCGCCCAGGAGGATCCAGGCGGCGCACAGGAAACCGGCACACAGCGCGATGCGCAGCATGCTCAGTCGCCAGCCAACCCCTGTCACTGGATGATCCCCGAACTCCCCGGCTCAGGTTCAGTGCCTTCAGATGCTTCGAGTTGAACACGGATGCTGGTGGACCGCAACCCAAGAATCGGCAAAGTCGCAGGCCAGAGGCGTGCCCGGCGCCATGGCCCGGGCACGACGAGGCCCACGGGAGGTCGCGCGGCCCGCGATGCGAGCGGGCCGGGCGACGTCCCGTGGGCCAGGTGGGTTCAGCTGTTGACGAGCGACCGCAGGACGTACTGCAGGATGCCGCCGTTGCGGTAGTAGTCCGCCTCTCCGGGGGTGTCGATGCGGACCACGGCGTCGAACTCGACCGGGTCGGCACCGTCACGGACCGCCGAGACCTTGACGGTCTTGGGGGTCGAGCCCTCGTTGAGCGCGGTGATGCCCGAGATCGAGATCGTCTCCGTGCCGTCGAGGCCCAGCGAGTCGGCCGACTGCCCGGCCGGGTACTGCAGCGGAATCACGCCCATACCAATGAGATTCGAGCGGTGGATCCGCTCGTAGGACTCGGCGATCACCGCGCGGACCCCCAGCAGGCGGGTGCCCTTGGCTGCCCAGTCTCGCGACGAGCCCGAGCCGTACTCCTTGCCGGACAGGATGACCAGCGGAATGCCGGCCTCCTGGTAGGCGGCGGACGCCTCGTAGATCGTCGTCTGCTCGCCACCGGCGAGGCCATCACTCTTCAAGAACAGGCGGGTGAAGCCACCCTCGACCCCGTCGAGCAGGAGGTTCTTGAGCCGGATGTTGGCGAACGTGCCGCGGATCATGACCTCGTGGTTGCCGCGGCGTGAGCCGTAGGAGTTGAAGTCCTTGCGGTCCACACCGTGCTCGGCGAGGTACTTGCCGGCGGGGCTGTCGGCCTTGATCGAGCCGGCCGGGCTGATGTGGTCGGTGGTGACCGAGTCGCCCAGCTTCGCCAGCACCCGTGCGCCGGAGATGTCCTCGACGGGCGTGGTCTCCATCGACATCCCGTCGAAGTACGGGGGCTTGCGCACGTAGGTCGAGTCCTCGGCCCAGTCGAAGGTCTTGCCCTCCGGCGTCGGG
This region includes:
- the acnA gene encoding aconitate hydratase AcnA, which encodes PSPQGSTDGTNGGDKPAPEGNGSDRPSTKVTVKTAEGASFEIDHGIVSIASITSCTNTSNPSVMMAAAMLAKNAVDRGLTVAPWVKTSMAPGSKVVSDYYEKAGMWPYLEKLGFHLVGYGCTTCIGNSGPLSDEISAAINENDLAVVSVLSGNRNFEGRINPDVKMNYLASPPLVIAYALAGTMDFDFDSEPLGQDTAGKDVFLKDLWPTPDDVERTIAESINKEMFTSDYADVFAGDDRWRSLPTPEGKTFDWAEDSTYVRKPPYFDGMSMETTPVEDISGARVLAKLGDSVTTDHISPAGSIKADSPAGKYLAEHGVDRKDFNSYGSRRGNHEVMIRGTFANIRLKNLLLDGVEGGFTRLFLKSDGLAGGEQTTIYEASAAYQEAGIPLVILSGKEYGSGSSRDWAAKGTRLLGVRAVIAESYERIHRSNLIGMGVIPLQYPAGQSADSLGLDGTETISISGITALNEGSTPKTVKVSAVRDGADPVEFDAVVRIDTPGEADYYRNGGILQYVLRSLVNS